A single region of the Brachypodium distachyon strain Bd21 chromosome 3, Brachypodium_distachyon_v3.0, whole genome shotgun sequence genome encodes:
- the LOC100829114 gene encoding AUGMIN subunit 2, which translates to MAAAQKPSKRLGGMAEALAIAGDLGFPTPPAQEDQSSSDKSDDLVKVLRELTVVQRNIANLQVELQGRKDDKNIAHLTHVSEMEKKCESLGRITAILKDVIQNKDRIIARLQQPYSLDCIPVEAEYQKQFSELLLKAASDYGALTASVGDFQWSQNFRESPAVWGEMLRPIPAALASCTRFFEAMSAMRESFSTLQTLRVGQSSLSMTPGGSSDDSKFLTPPQWREGSMLNSWKQVDDTNSESNGVDGINQRRLSWPSSINRDL; encoded by the exons atggcggcagcGCAGAAGCCGTCCAAGCGGCTGGGCGGCATGGCGGAGGCGCTCGCCATCGCCGGGGACCTCGGCTTCCCAACCCCGCCCGCGCAG GAAGATCAAAGTAGCTCAGACAAAAGTGATGATCTGGTGAAGGTATTGAGGGAGCTAACTGTTGTGCAGCGGAACATTGCCAATTTACAAGTGGAGCTACAAGGAAGAAAG GATGATAAAAATATTGCTCATTTGACTCATGTTAGTGAAATGGAAAAGAAGTGTGAATCTTTGGGCAGAATTACTGCAATTTTGAAAGATGTTATTCAAAATAAG GATCGCATTATTGCTCGCCTGCAACAACCGTACTCCCTTGATTGCATTCCTGTTGAAGCTGAATACCAG AAACAATTCTCAGAGCTACTTCTGAAAGCAGCAAGTGACTATGGGGCATTGACAGCATCAGTTGGTGATTTCCAGTGGAGTCAAAACTTTAGAGAGTCACCTGCTGTCTGGGGG GAAATGTTACGACCGATACCCGCTGCGCTTGCATCCTGCACTCGCTTCTTCGAGGCCATGTCAGCGATGAGGGAATCCTTTTCTACTCTTCAGACACTACGCGTCGGCCAGTCTTCTTTGTCAATGACCCCAGGTGGCTCCAGTGATGATTCGAAGTTCTTGACGCCACCGCAGTGGAGAGAGGGCTCTATGCTCAATAGCTGGAAGCAAGTGGATGATACAAACTCAGAAAGTAATGGAGTCGACGGCATCAACCAGAGGAGGCTTTCATGGCCATCCTCTATTAACAGGGACCTGTAG
- the LOC100830226 gene encoding cysteine-rich and transmembrane domain-containing protein WIH2, protein MSYQQGYPPPGTAAPAYPPPGTAAPAYVAPPPPAYSQNQQYPPAAAGDTTTRGHGHGSDGFLKGCCAALCCCCLLDACF, encoded by the exons ATGAGCTACCAGCAGG GATACCCGCCGCCGGGCACTGCGGCTCCGGCGTACCCTCCCCCGGGCACTGCAGCGCCGGCCTacgtggcgccgccgccgcccgcctacTCGCAGAACCAGCAGTAcccccctgccgccgccggcgacaccACGACccgcggccacggccacggcagCGACGGCTTCTTGAAAGGATG cTGTGCGGCgctctgttgctgctgcctccTCGACGCCTGCTTCTGA
- the LOC100829415 gene encoding equilibrative nucleotide transporter 1, with protein sequence MAGGDEEATTALLLPPPAGSEEREEPSALPPPADRLGVGYLIFFTLGAGFLLPWNAYITAVDYFSYLYPGAPVDRVFSVSYMLSCLFPLLLIVLVFPKSSAPARINTGLTLFTLALLVVPVMDAVYVKGTPKLYGAFDVTVAATVMCGVADALVQGGVIGFAGELPERYMQAVVAGTAASGVLVSAMRVITKASYPQDAEGLRQSAILYFIVGIVVMVICIVCYNVADRLPVVVYYKNIKRRAQKAEVGGGMTGSAWRSTLWSIVGRVKWYGLGVVLIYAVTLSIFPGYITEDVHSEALKDWYPIMLISAYNVFDLVGKCLPAVYLLQNANVAVAGSFARLLFYPLFYGCLHGPSFFRTEIPVTFLTCLLGVTNGYLTSVLMILAPKAVPIHHSETAGIVIVLFLVIGLVIGSFVAWFWVI encoded by the exons ATggcgggcggcgacgaggaggccacgacggcgctgctgctgccgccgccggcggggtcgGAGGAGCGGGAGGAGCCCTCGGCACTGCCCCCGCCGGCGGATCGGCTAGGGGTCGGGTACCTCATCTTCTTCACGCTGGGCGCCGGGTTCCTGCTGCCCTGGAACGCCTACATCACCGCCGTCGACTACTTCTCCTACCTCTACCCAGGCGCCCCCGTCGACCGCGTCTTCTCCGTATCCTACATGCTCTCCTGCCTCTTCCCCTTGCTCCTCATCGTGCTCGTCTTCCCCAAGTCCAGCGCCCCCGCCCGCATCAACACGGGCCTCACCCTCTTCACGCTCGCGCTCCTCGTCGTGCCCGTCATGGACGCCGTCTACGTCAAGGGCACGCCGAAGCTCTACGGCGCGTTTGATGTGACCGTCGCCGCCACGGTCATGTGCGGCGTCGCCGATGCGCTCGTGCAGGGCGGGGTTATTGGCTTCGCCGGAGAGCTCCCCGAGCGGTACATGCAGGCCGTCGTCGCCGGAACCGCCGCCTCAG GTGTACTTGTGTCAGCAATGAGAGTAATTACCAAAGCGAGCTACCCTCAAGATGCCGAGGGGTTAAGGCAAAGCGCGATCCTCTACTTCATTGTCGGTATTGTGGTCATGGTCATCTGCATAGTGTGCTACAATGTGGCTGACAGGCTTCCAGTTGTCGTGTACTACAAGAACATCAAGAGGAGGGCTCAGAAGGCAGAGGTGGGGGGTGGCATGACAGGATCTGCCTGGAGATCAACATTATGGAGCATTGTCGGGAGAGTGAAGTGGTATGGGCTAGGGGTGGTTCTCATCTACGCGGTCACCCTGTCCATATTTCCGGGATACATCACAGAGGACGTGCACTCTGAGGCACTCAAGGATTGGTACCCTATCATGCTCATCAGCGCCTACAATGTGTTTGATCTTGTCGGCAAGTGTTTACCAGCTGTCTATCTCCTCCAGAATGCCAATGTTGCCGTTGCTGGATCGTTCGCGAGGCTCCTGTTCTACCCCCTCTTCTATGGTTGCTTGCATGGACCCAGCTTCTTCCGCACTGAGATTCCGGTCACCTTTTTGACATGCCTTCTCGGAGTCACCAACGGGTACCTGACCTCTGTGCTCATGATCCTTGCTCCCAAGGCTGTGCCCATACACCACTCGGAGACTGCAGGAATAGTCATAGTGTTGTTCCTTGTGATTGGGCTGGTCATTGGTTCGTTTGTTGCTTGGTTTTGGGTCATTTGA
- the LOC100829723 gene encoding histone-lysine N-methyltransferase ASHR2: MAGDALRVADLPGRGRGLVAARDILEGEVLLSEPPILLYPSSLASLPSYCSACFRCLPQAPHAAPCPSCRAAAFCSPACAAASHPRLLCAALSRLAAAPESHQEQLLFLLSAYSLQEPAFHALLSLSSAPQGTQQQDAASLHAMVSSLAPPHMLPAGFSPDLTAALLSKDRTNSFSIMEPYRPDVAQGLRKARAYAVYHRASLLNHDCLPNACHFDYPDRPGPGNTDIVLRALHGITAGMEVRISYFAANWRYADRQRRLLEDYGFRCECERCQIESKWKFDDDENDGGDGDDDTMEEEHDKEDVGNGGDEGMEQEEGSDGDNDNDDFPHAFFFVRFMCDREDCHGMLAPLPPLPSGELSHVFECNVCEQLKKEEDDDETGGDDSSMVN, translated from the coding sequence ATGGCCGGCGACGCCCTCCGGGTAGCCGACCTCccgggccgcggccgcgggctCGTCGCTGCCCGCGACATCCTCGAGGGCGAGGTGCTCCTCTCGGAGCCGCCCATCCTCCTCTACCCGTcctccctcgcctccctccCATCCTACTGCTCCGCCTGCTTCCGCTGCCTCCCCCAAGCACCCCACGCCGCCCCCTGCCcctcctgccgcgccgccgccttctgctccccggcctgcgccgccgcctcccacccGCGCCTCCTCTGCGCCGCGCTCTCcaggctcgccgccgcccccgagtCGCACCAGGAGcaactcctcttcctcctgtcCGCCTACTCGCTCCAAGAGCCCGCCTTCCACgcgctcctctccctctcctccgcgCCGCAGGGCACCCAGCAGCAGGACGCCGCGAGCCTCCACGCCATGGTGTCCTcgctggcgccgccgcacATGCTGCCCGCGGGGTTCTCGCCGGACCTCACGGCGGCGCTCCTCTCCAAGGACCGGACCAACAGCTTCTCCATCATGGAGCCGTACCGCCCCGACGTGGCACAGGGGCTCCGGAAGGCACGGGCCTACGCGGTGTACCACCGAGCCTCGCTGCTGAACCACGACTGCCTGCCCAATGCTTGCCATTTCGATTACCCCGATAGGCCGGGCCCAGGGAACACGGACATAGTGTTGCGCGCGCTCCATGGTATAACGGCCGGGATGGAGGTTCGCATCAGCTACTTCGCGGCAAACTGGAGGTATGCTGACCGGCAGCGCAGGCTGCTGGAGGATTACGGGTTCCGATGTGAGTGTGAACGGTGTCAGATTGAGAGCAAGTGGAagtttgatgatgatgagaatGATGGCGgtgatggtgatgatgataCCATGGAAGAAGAGCATGACAAGGAGGATGTTGGAAATGGTGGTGATGAGGGGATGGAGCAGGAGGAAGGGAGCGACGGCGACAATGACAATGATGATTTCCCACATGCCTTCTTCTTTGTGAGGTTTATGTGTGATCGTGAGGATTGCCATGGTATGCTTGCACCGCTGCCACCCTTACCAAGTGGCGAGCTGTCCCATGTATTTGAGTGCAATGTCTGTGAACAattgaagaaggaagaagacgatgacgaGACTGGTGGTGATGATTCCAGCATGGTCAATTAG